One Candidatus Chazhemtobacterium aquaticus genomic window, CCACTGACCCCCCCACTAACACCGCGCCACCAATCACCAGCGACAAGTTAGCAATATTGCTCCCTATCACATTTCCCAAAGACAAAGATGAAGCTCCTTCCAATGCAGAGCTTATACCTACAAATAACTCGGGCAAACTCGTCGTTACCGCCATTAAACCAACTGCTACTCCAAACCTGCCCCACTTAGTCACTCTGATCAATTCATCCAATCCCCTTACCACAGCATCAGTTGCCTTGACTAACACTCCAACCGCCAACAACATCACCACCACCTGCCATGCCATGCTAGATGCCAACATGCTCCCATTCAATCATGAGCTCCTTGAATAAGCAAACTTAACTCCCTCAACCATCGCCACCAATACCATCGAAGCCATCACTACAATCAACCAATCCAAGATATCAAGCTCCACAGTTTGGAAAATTTCCTGTAAAAAAGGCACATAAACTACTATCACTTGAAGAACGAATCCCATACCAACACCTAACAATAACCACGGGTTCCGCTTCCATCCCACCCTCCAAATCGGTTCCGACAAGGACCGCGAAGAAAATACATAAAACAAGCTATTTACCCCCAACATTACAAATGCCACCGTCCGAGCATGTTCCAAACTATATTCCAAAATATTGTAAACATAACCAAAAGCCATCAAGGTCATCGCCGCAGCAACAGAAGATATCATCACAATCAGTGTTACCACCTCACCATCAATTAAACTACCTGACCTACCCCTAGGGGGGTCTTTCAAGACATCACCCTCTCTGGGTTCCACCGTCAAAGCCATACTCGGAAAACCATCACTAATCAAGTTTATCCATAAAATCTGAGTCGCCAAAATCGGCAAAGGCCAACCCAATAACATTCCTCCTACTACTACCACAATTTCCGCAAACGCATCAGCCAACAAATACACAATAATTTTCTTCAAGTTATCATATACTCCCCGCCCCTCCTCAATTGCCATCACAATCGTCTTAAAGTTACTATCAAGCAACACCACATCCGCCGTCTCTTTACTCACCTCACTCGCCTCATTAACTACGATTCCAATATCCGCCCGCTTCAACGCCGGCGCATCATTGACTCCATCCCCAGTCATCGCCACTACATTACCACGTCGTTTTAACGCTTCAACTATCCGAAGTTTTTGCTCAGGATTCGTTCTAGCAAATAATATCACTCGATCAATAACCTCATCTAACCTTGTATCTGAAATCTCCTCTAGCTCATCTCCCTCCATCACCAAGCCATCCACCTCATCACCTAACAACTCTAGCTGTTTCAAGATTGCTACCGCCGTTTCTCGATAATCTCCAGTAATCACCTTAACTCCAATCCCCGCCCGTTTAACCTTATTCAAAACAGATCTCACCCCCTTACGTACCGGATCCTCGTACACCAAAATTCCTATCCAATCAATATCTCCAATGTCCTCTCGCTTGATCTTCAACTTACCAGAGACTGTCTTCTGACCAAAACCTACTAACCGATAACCCTTACTTCCCATTTCCTCAAATTTACTCTTCCACGCATCTGCCTCTCTCTTACTCATCCCCTTTGCCATAGACAGCACCACCTCCGGCGCTCCAGACACCAACAATTTTTGTTTCACGCCATCCTTATGTAAAGTCGCAATATACTTATCCCTCGAGTTAAATGGCAGACTATATACTCGCTCATACTTCTTCTTTAACTCCTCACCACTCTTTACACCTTCACCCAACTTGCCCACTTTCGATCTAGCCCAATCACTCATCCCGTACTCCAACGGATCCCTCATATCGTTACATAACACCGCCGTCATCACCATATCTTTCTCTTTCTTTTTACTAGGCTTACCATCTATATCAAGCACCGCTCCTGTCACTCTCATCTTCCCTTCCGTTAAGGTACCCGTCTTATCTGCACAAATCACATTCACACTTCCCAAGGTCTCCGCCGCCGTCAATCTTCTTACCACCGCCTTTTGCTTCAAAATTCGCTGCATTCCAATAGCCAAAATCACCGTTAAACTCACCACCAAACCCTCAGGAATAGAGGCGACTGCCAAGGCCACCGCTGTTGGAAAAATCTCCTCAAAACTGTCTCCCACCGCCAAACCAGCTAATAACACCAATAGTGATACCACTCCCACTAAAACAGCCAGCTGTTTTGACAATCTTTCCACCTTAATCTGCAGTGGTGTCTGTTCTGCCGGCGCATCCTTCAGTGACTTAGCTACCTTACCCACTGCTGTCTCACCTCCAATCCGAATTACAATCATCCTACCCACACCCATTTTTACCTCAGTCCCCATAAAAGCCTTATGCTTGTTATCAACCTTATCAAAAACACTCCTAACCTCTTCCACGCTCTCACATTTCAACACTCGCCCACTCTCACAATCATACTTTTCAACTGGCGCACTCTCTCCCGTTAAAATTGCCTCATTTGTAAACAACCCTTCCTCGCCTACCAAAATTCCATCAGCCGGAACTTTATGCTCATCTGCTAAATAAACTAAGTCACCAGGCACCAATTCTCTTGCCAAAACCATCTTCCACTCTCCATCTCGATACACCTTCGCCCGCGGAGCCAACACACCTTTTAAGGCCTCCAAACTTTTTTCTGCTCTATACTCCTGAAAAAATCCTAACAAAGTATTTATCGCCACCGCAAACAAAATCACCCCAGTATCAACATAATCCCCCAGCCAAAACGTCACCACTGACGCTAACAACAAAACATATATCAAAGGCGACTTGAGCTGTAACCAAAATATTTTTATAGCCGTCAACTTTCTCTCCTGAGCAATTACATTCTCCCCATAAACACTCCTTATTTTTTCCACCTCCTGCGTCTTTAAACCATTTCTCCAATCTCGACCCATACCCTACAATATACACCA contains:
- a CDS encoding cation-translocating P-type ATPase: MGRDWRNGLKTQEVEKIRSVYGENVIAQERKLTAIKIFWLQLKSPLIYVLLLASVVTFWLGDYVDTGVILFAVAINTLLGFFQEYRAEKSLEALKGVLAPRAKVYRDGEWKMVLARELVPGDLVYLADEHKVPADGILVGEEGLFTNEAILTGESAPVEKYDCESGRVLKCESVEEVRSVFDKVDNKHKAFMGTEVKMGVGRMIVIRIGGETAVGKVAKSLKDAPAEQTPLQIKVERLSKQLAVLVGVVSLLVLLAGLAVGDSFEEIFPTAVALAVASIPEGLVVSLTVILAIGMQRILKQKAVVRRLTAAETLGSVNVICADKTGTLTEGKMRVTGAVLDIDGKPSKKKEKDMVMTAVLCNDMRDPLEYGMSDWARSKVGKLGEGVKSGEELKKKYERVYSLPFNSRDKYIATLHKDGVKQKLLVSGAPEVVLSMAKGMSKREADAWKSKFEEMGSKGYRLVGFGQKTVSGKLKIKREDIGDIDWIGILVYEDPVRKGVRSVLNKVKRAGIGVKVITGDYRETAVAILKQLELLGDEVDGLVMEGDELEEISDTRLDEVIDRVILFARTNPEQKLRIVEALKRRGNVVAMTGDGVNDAPALKRADIGIVVNEASEVSKETADVVLLDSNFKTIVMAIEEGRGVYDNLKKIIVYLLADAFAEIVVVVGGMLLGWPLPILATQILWINLISDGFPSMALTVEPREGDVLKDPPRGRSGSLIDGEVVTLIVMISSVAAAMTLMAFGYVYNILEYSLEHARTVAFVMLGVNSLFYVFSSRSLSEPIWRVGWKRNPWLLLGVGMGFVLQVIVVYVPFLQEIFQTVELDILDWLIVVMASMVLVAMVEGVKFAYSRSS